The following coding sequences lie in one Spinacia oleracea cultivar Varoflay chromosome 1, BTI_SOV_V1, whole genome shotgun sequence genomic window:
- the LOC130465780 gene encoding uncharacterized protein isoform X1, with product MMCLFHEHTFAFDNSQIGFVCPEAMSSSRIKANPQAASMYLKVVFNAEIEKEKKGDPNITKWFLIPYHQEAYQVYKFNDGICPNRATMQGLKGFHVKCAQQVGARECGYYVMKFMHEIVTLHHNTDERLDNAYTPRNAPYTDEEIDVVREQWAKFFTTEYLFT from the exons ATGAT GTGTTTATTCCACGAACACACCTTTGCATTTGACAACTCTCAGATTGGGTTTGTTTGTCCCGAGGCAATGTCAAGCTCTAGAATCAAGGCCAACCCTCAGGCTGCATCAATGTATTTGAAAGTAGTTTTCAatgctgaaattgaaaaggagaagaagGGTGATCCTAACATTACCAAGTGGTTTTTGATCCCATACCATCAAGA ggcataccaagtgtacaagtttAATGATGGGATTTGTCCGAATAGAGCGACTATGCAGGGGTTGAAAGGCTTCCATGTAAAG tgtgctcaacaagtcggcgcccgcgagtgtggctattacgttatgaagttcatgcatGAAATAGTCACGTTACACCATAACACTGATGAGCGGTTAGACAAT gcttacactccaagaaatgcgccttataccgatgaggaaatagatgtggttcgtgagcaatgggctaagttttttacaaccgagtatttatttacttag
- the LOC130465780 gene encoding uncharacterized protein isoform X2, which translates to MMCLFHEHTFAFDNSQIGFVCPEAMSSSRIKANPQAASMYLKVVFNAEIEKEKKGDPNITKWFLIPYHQEAYQVYKFNDGICPNRATMQGLKGFHVKCAQQVGARECGYYVMKFMHEIVTLHHNTDERLTLQEMRLIPMRK; encoded by the exons ATGAT GTGTTTATTCCACGAACACACCTTTGCATTTGACAACTCTCAGATTGGGTTTGTTTGTCCCGAGGCAATGTCAAGCTCTAGAATCAAGGCCAACCCTCAGGCTGCATCAATGTATTTGAAAGTAGTTTTCAatgctgaaattgaaaaggagaagaagGGTGATCCTAACATTACCAAGTGGTTTTTGATCCCATACCATCAAGA ggcataccaagtgtacaagtttAATGATGGGATTTGTCCGAATAGAGCGACTATGCAGGGGTTGAAAGGCTTCCATGTAAAG tgtgctcaacaagtcggcgcccgcgagtgtggctattacgttatgaagttcatgcatGAAATAGTCACGTTACACCATAACACTGATGAGCG gcttacactccaagaaatgcgccttataccgatgaggaaatag
- the LOC130463436 gene encoding uncharacterized protein, which translates to MSRYKRKGANSAKRGPPAKWANNQNGVKRDEIFPGLTLVNFDRLSDSDEPFILASLAKCKLGECRILLCEPGSKHRLQKLQLNFPRTVATMDDHRDNEIQGIDGASHPTGESQGTNTSKKTKFRGPSKGVQAKKPMHLQYNQYGIPDGEWSGEYGKQVGSCAARININVKEYSTLDEHTKKGFWEETKLLFHIIDDPAKRREKYFHMCVAKRFGAFKSRLTRRWITKKEKMPKHQTNDMPWDIYHQITEDDWKTFVMERNKPEMLVRREKASKSALQNKHPHRTGQKGYVRKRPEWINDGRLPPEAALTLSSGSSSVTSSLTTAPDRFKKFRSVEWILAHQVKNKEGKWEVDPNDKEAVNIAKMALEYIEEEGKGNISFTQGEDALTKAMGKKDHRGRVKATGGVNVGYKVAFGPIDRSSRCGHIEPSPEAIESIRASVRREFEDQLERKVAEALQNQLATLKATGQLNTLSTPALDSALVSDEFDVNRALVTCCPSSSQQPREQKVYILYSAYTQNTPS; encoded by the exons tgggctaacaaccaaaatgGTGTGAAGCGAGATGAAATTTTCCCGGGTTTAACCTTGGTGAACTTTGATCGACTAAGTGACAGTgacgagccattcattctagcatcacTAGCTAA GTGTAAACTTGGTGAATGTCGTATCCTCTTATGTGAGCCAGGTTCCAAGCACAGGTTGCAGAAATTGCAGTTGAATTTTCCTAG GACCGTAGCTACCATGGATGATCATCGTGATAATGAAATACAGGGAATTGATGGAGCTAGTCATCCTACGGGGGAATCACAAGGTACCAACACTAGTAAAAAGACCAAATTCCGTGGTCCGTCAAAAGGAGTTCAAGCCAAAAAGCCTATGCATCTTCAGTATAATCAATATGGAATCCCCGATGGAGAATGGTCAGGAGAATACGGGAAGCAAGTTGGGTCTTGTGCTGCTAGAATTAACATTAATGTGAAAGAATATTCAACGTTAGATGAACACACAAAGAAGGGGTTTTGGGAGGAGACCAAG CTTCTGTTCCACATTATTGATGATCCGgctaaaaggagagaaaaatattttcatatgTGTGTGGCGAAACGCTTTGGAGCTTTCAAGTCCAGGTTAACGCGGCGTTGGATaactaagaaagaaaaaatgccGAAACATCAGACAAATGACATGCCTTGGGACATCTACCATCAAAtcacagaggatgattggaaaACATTTGTGATGGAACGAAACAAGCCGGAGATGTTG GTTCGTAGAGAAAAAGCAAGTAAAAGTGCATTACAAAACAAGCACCCACATCGCACAGGCCAAAAGGGTTATGTTAGAAAGAGACCAGAGTGGATAAATGATGGGCGACTACCGCCAGAGGCAGCTTTAACCCTCTCAAGTGGCTCCTCCTCAGTGACCTCATCACTCACCACAGCGCCAGATAGATTTAAGAAGTTTAGATCAGTAGAGTGGATCTTGGCTCATCAAGTTAAAAACAAAGAGGGAAAGTGGGAAGTTGACCCGAATGATAAAGAAGCCGTAAATATTGCTAAGATGGCT TTGGAGTACATAGAAGAAgagggaaaaggaaatatttcatTCACCCAGGGAGAAGATGCCCTCACCAAGGCTATGGGAAAAAAGGATCACCGTGGGCGTGTCAAGGCAACAGGTGGAGTTAATGTCGGTTACAAAGTTGCTTTCGGTCCAATAGACCGAAGTAGTAGATGTGGCCATATTGAACCATCACCGGAGGCTATCGAATCAATCAGAGCTTCGGTGAGAAGGGAGTTTGAAGATCAATTAGAGAGAAAGGTGGCGGAGGCCCTCCAAAACCAACTAGCCACATTGAAAGCAACCGGTCAACTAAACACCCTCTCTACCCCTGCACTTGATTCTGCTCTTGTAAGTGATGAGTTTGATGTTAACCGTGCACTCGTAACCTGTTGTCCGAGTTCATCGCAGCAACCACGCGAGCAGAAGGTATATATTCTCTATAGTGCATACACTCAAAATACCCCTAGCTAG